A section of the Solitalea canadensis DSM 3403 genome encodes:
- a CDS encoding M15 family metallopeptidase: protein MNKRHYTFFLALSFLSFHAFSQMAKPNKYGLKIVSDVESYKGQVKLDSNKTLVEINKYIPNVALDIRYATTKNFMGEQMYASAAAFTRLPVVRALQKVQKELNEKGLGLKIFDGYRPYTVTVAFYEKQKDSVFVAAPWKGSRHNRGCAIDLTIINLKNGKELKMPTGFDDFTTKAYADSPNASKKEIANRELLKSVMSKNGFTVYKEEWWHYDFNNWKDYDLTDISFEELYRLQVSQ from the coding sequence ATGAATAAAAGACACTACACCTTTTTTCTTGCACTCAGCTTCTTGTCTTTCCATGCATTTAGCCAGATGGCTAAGCCGAATAAATATGGACTGAAGATAGTTTCGGATGTTGAAAGCTATAAAGGACAAGTAAAACTGGATTCGAATAAAACGTTGGTAGAGATCAATAAATATATTCCCAATGTTGCCCTCGATATACGTTATGCAACAACAAAAAATTTCATGGGCGAGCAAATGTATGCTTCTGCCGCCGCGTTTACCCGTTTACCTGTTGTTAGAGCATTACAAAAAGTGCAAAAGGAGTTAAATGAAAAAGGTTTGGGTTTGAAAATATTTGATGGTTATCGACCTTATACTGTAACTGTCGCCTTTTATGAAAAGCAAAAAGATTCAGTTTTCGTTGCTGCACCTTGGAAAGGTTCGCGTCATAACAGAGGTTGTGCAATCGATCTTACTATCATCAATTTAAAAAATGGTAAAGAACTCAAAATGCCAACGGGCTTTGATGACTTCACCACAAAAGCCTATGCTGATTCTCCCAATGCTTCTAAAAAGGAAATAGCCAATAGGGAATTGCTAAAATCAGTAATGTCTAAAAATGGTTTTACCGTTTATAAAGAAGAGTGGTGGCATTATGATTTCAATAATTGGAAAGACTATGACCTTACCGACATCAGTTTTGAAGAACTTTATCGGTTACAAGTAAGTCAGTAA
- a CDS encoding aminotransferase class I/II-fold pyridoxal phosphate-dependent enzyme, producing MPEKLIISSHTGRTVLRNNEEFLVFAGTAYLGIPQNEVFRKLLMEGFERFGTNYGSSRNGNVVFDIYEEAEAKLAEMVGSDSALTVSSGMLAGQLVLRQFEDHAHLFISPGIHPALRPLNYQSRIQTYEHWTDHVLKELKSHKFPEAVIFLNTIDILQAKRYDLSWLQNLPNDLRLIIVIDDSHGFGLIGEQGAGHWPQLPKSPTIERIMVSSMGKALGLPGGIIAGSENRVNKIKSDGVFVGGSPLVPAYLHAFVNAQSIYEDERQKLRTIRTHFAILIDSLKKTITSEGLPVFNINNNGITEKLLHHHILLSSFPYPTPQSEPVTRVVLNSTHTKEDVEQLANALLTYL from the coding sequence ATGCCGGAAAAACTAATTATTTCATCTCATACAGGACGTACTGTTTTACGAAACAATGAAGAGTTTCTTGTTTTCGCGGGAACTGCCTATTTAGGCATTCCTCAGAACGAAGTTTTCAGGAAGTTACTAATGGAAGGGTTCGAACGTTTTGGAACCAATTATGGGAGCTCCAGAAACGGGAATGTGGTTTTCGACATTTATGAAGAAGCAGAAGCTAAGCTTGCAGAAATGGTCGGTAGCGACTCAGCCTTAACTGTTTCTTCGGGTATGCTGGCCGGACAACTGGTATTACGACAGTTTGAAGATCATGCACATTTATTCATTTCTCCCGGAATACATCCGGCTTTAAGGCCATTAAATTACCAATCGCGGATTCAGACCTATGAACACTGGACCGATCATGTGTTAAAAGAGTTAAAATCGCACAAGTTTCCGGAAGCTGTTATTTTTCTTAACACTATTGATATTCTGCAAGCCAAACGCTATGATTTAAGTTGGTTGCAAAACTTGCCTAACGACCTACGACTAATTATAGTAATTGATGATTCACATGGATTCGGATTAATAGGAGAACAAGGGGCAGGTCATTGGCCGCAACTTCCAAAATCACCTACCATCGAGCGGATCATGGTTTCATCGATGGGAAAAGCACTTGGATTACCGGGCGGCATTATAGCCGGCAGTGAGAATCGGGTCAATAAAATTAAATCTGATGGGGTGTTTGTTGGAGGCTCTCCGCTTGTACCTGCTTATTTACATGCATTTGTAAATGCGCAATCGATCTATGAAGACGAGAGGCAAAAATTAAGAACGATAAGGACTCATTTTGCTATCCTGATTGATTCATTGAAGAAAACAATCACTTCTGAAGGACTTCCGGTTTTTAACATTAACAACAACGGGATCACAGAAAAACTGCTTCATCATCATATCCTGTTGTCGTCATTTCCTTACCCAACTCCTCAAAGTGAACCGGTAACTCGTGTTGTATTAAACAGTACACACACTAAAGAAGATGTAGAGCAGTTGGCAAATGCATTACTGACTTACTTGTAA
- a CDS encoding alanine dehydrogenase: protein MSSTTMQGFSEVAKQALMQPQESLLKLKHKKRELVIAIPKETYFQEKRIAITPSSVEVLVNNGHDVHVEAGAGEGARFSDKKYSEAGAKIIYDRKELYQSDIIMKVAPPSMSEIELMKPGQTLISALNLANLKEDAIKALMHKKINALGYEYLKDDDGSFMVVRSMSEIVGNTAILIAAEYLSNSKHGKGMMFGGVTGIPSTEVVILGAGTVAEFAARAALALGCEVKVFDDSLYRLRRLQGALSQRIFTSVIQPKVLLKALKTCDVAIGAIRAKNGQVPCVVSEEMVAQMPADSVIIDVSIDQGGCFETSKVTNHDTPVFMKNNVIHYCVPNIASRVARTASYALTNIFTPILLDIGDHGGIKNMLWNKTGVRHGVYVYQGHLTNKYLGDQFNIPYKDLDLLVAAQV from the coding sequence ATGAGTTCTACAACCATGCAGGGGTTTAGTGAAGTAGCCAAGCAGGCGCTGATGCAGCCACAAGAATCATTGTTGAAGCTTAAGCATAAAAAACGCGAGCTTGTTATTGCCATTCCTAAAGAAACTTATTTCCAGGAAAAACGGATCGCAATAACACCATCTTCCGTTGAAGTATTAGTAAACAATGGTCATGATGTGCATGTTGAAGCCGGAGCTGGCGAAGGTGCCCGTTTTTCTGACAAGAAATACAGTGAGGCTGGCGCAAAAATCATTTACGATCGTAAAGAGTTGTATCAGTCGGATATCATCATGAAGGTGGCTCCTCCATCAATGTCTGAGATAGAGCTCATGAAACCCGGACAAACTCTCATTTCAGCCCTTAATCTTGCTAATTTAAAAGAAGATGCCATCAAAGCATTAATGCATAAGAAAATTAATGCATTAGGCTATGAATACCTGAAGGATGACGATGGCAGTTTTATGGTGGTGCGTTCAATGAGTGAAATTGTAGGGAATACCGCTATTTTAATAGCCGCTGAATATTTGAGCAATAGCAAGCATGGAAAGGGAATGATGTTTGGAGGCGTGACAGGGATACCTTCTACAGAGGTCGTTATTCTCGGCGCAGGAACAGTTGCCGAATTTGCAGCTCGTGCAGCTTTGGCTCTAGGTTGTGAAGTTAAAGTTTTTGATGACTCCTTATATCGCTTACGCCGTTTGCAAGGTGCACTAAGTCAACGCATTTTCACTTCTGTTATTCAACCCAAAGTACTGCTAAAAGCATTAAAAACCTGTGATGTGGCTATTGGTGCCATTCGCGCAAAGAACGGTCAGGTTCCATGTGTGGTAAGCGAAGAAATGGTGGCCCAAATGCCTGCAGACTCAGTGATTATTGATGTAAGTATTGATCAGGGCGGATGTTTTGAAACCTCAAAGGTTACAAATCATGACACCCCGGTTTTTATGAAAAACAACGTAATTCATTATTGTGTTCCAAATATTGCTTCCCGGGTAGCCCGAACAGCCTCTTATGCACTTACCAATATTTTTACACCTATTTTGTTAGATATTGGTGATCATGGAGGGATAAAAAATATGCTGTGGAATAAAACGGGCGTTAGACACGGTGTTTATGTTTACCAAGGACATTTAACAAATAAATACCTGGGCGATCAGTTTAATATTCCTTATAAGGATCTTGATTTATTGGTTGCCGCACAGGTTTAA
- the tsaE gene encoding tRNA (adenosine(37)-N6)-threonylcarbamoyltransferase complex ATPase subunit type 1 TsaE, producing the protein MEVIVENIDGLSDAAQKLIEFAADDRVIIFNGDLGAGKTTFIKAVCKVLGVEEVVSSPTFSLVNQYETDGPVIYHFDFYRLKNEMEAFDMGYEEYFYSGSYCFVEWPSKIPNLLPEHYTEVIIAEAENGHRNIRLVKHIN; encoded by the coding sequence ATGGAAGTTATTGTAGAGAATATTGATGGACTTTCTGATGCCGCACAAAAACTGATCGAGTTTGCTGCTGACGATCGTGTTATAATTTTTAATGGTGATTTAGGAGCAGGCAAAACTACTTTTATTAAAGCTGTATGTAAAGTATTAGGCGTTGAAGAAGTGGTTTCCAGTCCTACTTTTTCATTGGTGAATCAGTATGAAACGGATGGTCCTGTGATTTATCATTTCGATTTTTACAGGTTAAAAAATGAAATGGAAGCTTTTGATATGGGCTATGAAGAATATTTCTATAGCGGGAGTTATTGTTTTGTTGAATGGCCTTCAAAAATCCCTAACCTACTTCCTGAGCATTATACTGAAGTAATTATTGCAGAGGCCGAAAACGGACATCGAAATATTCGCCTTGTTAAGCATATAAATTAG
- a CDS encoding sensor histidine kinase gives MDVYAQKRRWKLLLLIFALSIGAISLVYTNYLVSLMAESERRNAELWALSTKLKIEVEDEHFLDFLTDVQNKYTQIPAILTDSKNQILSYKGLDSLKTNISTDKSRTYDPVYFKEQLEIMKDQHPPIIVKVGSDDAFYVYYKDSQLLNSIKYFPYRQLTGIAVFLILAYLAFSSSRRSEQNQVWVGMAKETAHQLGTPISSMMAWIEILKDKYGEKDAELLEEMESDVGRLEVIAERFSKIGSAPVLEKHNVKDVVRNYIDYLEKRISKKISFKVTGEPVAAELSVPLFEWVIENLCKNAVNAIGTNEGEITLNVSQNKTHVYVDVSDTGTGIPKSKFETVFQPGYTTRKRGWGLGLSLTRRIVENYHKGQVYVKDSELGKGTTFRVVLNG, from the coding sequence ATGGATGTTTATGCGCAAAAAAGGCGCTGGAAATTGTTATTGTTAATATTTGCGTTGTCTATAGGTGCTATCTCACTAGTTTATACTAATTATCTCGTGAGTTTGATGGCAGAAAGCGAACGTAGAAATGCAGAATTGTGGGCATTAAGTACCAAACTTAAAATTGAAGTGGAAGATGAGCATTTCCTGGATTTCCTAACCGACGTACAAAATAAGTATACACAAATCCCTGCTATACTTACAGATTCTAAGAATCAAATCCTTTCTTATAAAGGTCTTGATTCCTTAAAGACAAATATTTCTACGGATAAAAGCCGAACCTATGATCCGGTTTACTTTAAGGAACAGTTGGAAATTATGAAGGATCAACATCCTCCTATTATAGTGAAGGTGGGCTCTGATGATGCTTTTTATGTGTATTATAAAGACTCACAATTGCTTAATTCAATCAAGTATTTTCCATACCGTCAGTTAACAGGTATTGCAGTGTTCTTGATTCTGGCATACCTGGCCTTTAGTTCATCCCGTCGATCCGAGCAAAACCAGGTTTGGGTAGGTATGGCAAAAGAGACGGCGCATCAATTAGGTACGCCTATTTCATCAATGATGGCCTGGATTGAAATATTGAAAGACAAATACGGTGAAAAGGATGCAGAATTGTTGGAAGAAATGGAGAGTGATGTTGGTCGGCTAGAGGTTATTGCCGAACGTTTTTCTAAAATTGGGTCGGCCCCGGTACTTGAAAAGCATAATGTAAAAGATGTAGTCAGAAATTATATTGATTATTTAGAGAAACGAATATCTAAGAAAATCAGTTTTAAAGTTACCGGAGAACCTGTAGCAGCAGAATTAAGCGTTCCGTTGTTCGAATGGGTAATTGAGAATCTTTGTAAAAACGCAGTAAATGCCATTGGTACCAATGAAGGTGAGATTACGTTAAATGTCTCTCAGAATAAAACACACGTGTATGTGGATGTTTCAGATACGGGTACTGGTATCCCTAAATCAAAATTTGAAACCGTGTTTCAGCCTGGTTATACAACCCGGAAACGAGGTTGGGGCTTGGGACTTTCACTTACGCGTCGTATTGTAGAGAATTACCACAAAGGTCAGGTATATGTTAAAGATTCTGAATTAGGAAAAGGAACAACATTCAGAGTAGTTCTGAATGGATAA